From Bacillus pumilus, one genomic window encodes:
- a CDS encoding PTS transporter subunit EIIC, translating to MSHQTKYQQLAKDILSLCGGSENISSHTHCMTRLRITPIDNEQVHITKIKELDGVIGVVEAETLQIILGTGVVNQVSSAFEQLLNTSGSYNLNNEAQKNKQAISQKNRTPFKLFLRRVASIFIPIIPALVASGLITGITKAIVQAGWLDEKSQAAIILTVIGSGLFAYLGILVGTNAAKEFGGSPALGALAGILIINPASADIMLFGTNILPGRGGLIGVLLAAIFMALVETRIRRFVPQSLDIIVTPTITLLITGIFTYVVFMPVGGFISDAITSGLTYLLNMGGIFAGFVLGATFLPLVVTGLHQGLTPIHMELINSIGDDPLLPILAMGGAGQVGAAFAIYMKTKKKKLKRAIAGGLPSGMLGIGEPLIFGVTLPLGRPFLTACLGAGIGGAFQAYFQIATKAIGVSGLPLTFIVHTHQMLLYLIGLFIAYVAGFIFTYLFGFHDDMAVEFEEK from the coding sequence ATATCAGCAGTTGGCGAAAGACATTCTTTCTCTCTGTGGTGGTTCTGAAAACATCTCTTCCCATACACATTGTATGACGCGTCTCCGAATTACACCGATTGACAATGAACAAGTTCACATCACAAAAATCAAAGAACTCGATGGCGTCATAGGTGTCGTCGAGGCAGAAACGCTTCAAATCATTTTAGGTACAGGTGTTGTCAACCAAGTTTCAAGTGCGTTTGAACAGCTGCTAAATACCTCTGGCTCTTATAATTTAAACAATGAAGCACAAAAAAACAAGCAAGCCATTTCACAAAAGAACCGCACACCGTTCAAGCTGTTCTTACGACGGGTTGCCAGCATTTTTATTCCTATCATTCCGGCACTCGTTGCATCAGGTCTTATTACAGGAATTACGAAAGCAATCGTGCAAGCAGGCTGGCTCGATGAAAAGTCTCAAGCAGCGATCATTTTAACCGTTATTGGTTCAGGCTTGTTCGCATATCTCGGTATTTTAGTCGGAACAAATGCCGCAAAGGAGTTTGGAGGCTCTCCTGCATTAGGCGCATTAGCTGGTATCCTGATTATTAATCCAGCCTCCGCAGACATTATGTTATTTGGCACAAATATTCTACCAGGCAGAGGCGGACTCATCGGTGTTCTTCTAGCCGCCATCTTTATGGCGCTTGTGGAAACCCGAATTAGACGCTTCGTCCCGCAGTCACTTGATATCATCGTCACACCTACCATCACACTACTCATTACAGGCATTTTTACGTACGTTGTCTTCATGCCAGTCGGCGGATTTATATCTGATGCCATCACCTCAGGATTAACTTATCTATTAAATATGGGCGGAATCTTCGCTGGATTTGTTCTTGGTGCGACCTTCCTTCCACTTGTTGTGACAGGGCTTCACCAAGGACTGACACCAATTCATATGGAACTCATTAATTCCATTGGAGATGACCCGCTTTTGCCAATCCTCGCTATGGGCGGTGCAGGACAGGTCGGTGCGGCATTCGCCATTTATATGAAAACAAAAAAGAAAAAACTCAAAAGAGCCATCGCAGGTGGACTTCCTTCAGGGATGCTCGGCATTGGTGAACCACTCATTTTCGGTGTCACACTCCCTCTGGGACGGCCATTTCTCACTGCTTGTCTTGGCGCTGGAATCGGCGGCGCATTTCAAGCCTACTTCCAAATTGCAACGAAGGCGATTGGTGTATCAGGTCTCCCATTAACCTTTATTGTTCACACACATCAAATGCTTCTTTACTTAATCGGACTCTTTATTGCATATGTCGCTGGATTTATTTTCACATACTTATTTGGTTTTCATGATGATATGGCTGTTGAATTTGAGGAAAAATAA